One part of the Acetoanaerobium sticklandii genome encodes these proteins:
- the mfd gene encoding transcription-repair coupling factor, translating into MQEDIFLLNLQNKTEFSSVLGNISQNKSPLLINGLLSSQRAHIAHYLSANLEKKLVLVTSNEIEAERIYTDLEFYNPDRVLFIKNEETRFYAIEAKDRKEESKRIESLIRLAQEDYDILVLSVETLMRKYLPKRLYVESKPDLEIGSIWNLAELVDLLVHYGYEREARVEGPGQISLRGGILDIYLPTAELPYRLEFFDDEIDSIRTFDPISQKSIEKIKQITISPAREFLFREGFEEAAKRLSDDLSKSSNDDLAFDIERISEGHYFEGMHKYIDYIYPDERKDLFSYINKEAIFVIHEPNRVLEKGENYFEEFSEDYKHALEKGFALKGQGELLYNLDYVTEYMGSHFIVLQSFLPKSVKGFNTASIVNFETREPVSFQGKIPALLEEIKYQKKQGYTIVLVERDEDTIMSLYKELSNASLEPIYLRDRKAEIPEGKVVLVKGRLTEGYVYSKSKLAVISDKEMFGVTKKSSKQKIKHKGKKIESFIDLKAGDHVVHETYGVGKFVGIESKKFDDIRKDYIKIVYSAGDALYVPLSQMDKVQKYIGTGAGDAVKLNKLGTSEWKKTKAKAKKAVDEIAQDLIDLYAERRDARGYAFTEDTPWQKEFESLFPYEETVDQINAIEDVKKDMQNIKPMDRLICGDVGYGKTEVAIRAIFKSCMDSKQVAFLVPTTILAQQHYNNLKERFAGYPIRVEVVSRFKTKKAQEQIIDDARRGLVDVLIGTHRILSNDVSFKDLGLLVVDEEQRFGVKHKELLKKLKKDVDVLTLSATPIPRTLHFSLSGIRDMSLLEEPPEDRHPIMTYVTEAREGIILDALERELARGGQVFFVYNRVQTIDKMADIIRRLVPDANLAVAHGQMSPRQLENIMVDFLEKEYDILLSTTIIETGMDISNANTMIVYDADKMGLSQLYQLRGRVGRSSRQAYAYFMYQKDKVLTEVSEKRLKAIKEFTEFGSGFKIAMRDLEIRGAGNILGERQHGHMTEIGYDLYVKMLDAAIRNLQGQVVEQKVDTEIELDINAYIPENYIDDEMSKIEIYKKIASIESKQDLYEIEEEVEDRFSNIPEPVRNLMHIAYIKALGEKLGILKIKQNETVISFVGPTPESSVKKDFKEKESYKLITNISSFLEMML; encoded by the coding sequence ATGCAAGAAGACATATTTCTTCTGAATTTACAAAATAAAACTGAATTTTCCAGTGTTCTTGGTAATATCAGTCAAAATAAATCACCTCTTCTTATAAATGGGCTTCTTAGTTCTCAAAGAGCTCATATAGCTCACTATTTAAGCGCTAATTTAGAAAAAAAGCTAGTGCTTGTAACCTCAAACGAGATTGAAGCTGAGCGTATATATACAGACTTGGAGTTTTATAATCCGGATAGAGTTTTATTTATTAAAAACGAAGAAACTAGATTTTATGCCATAGAAGCCAAGGATAGAAAAGAAGAAAGCAAAAGAATAGAATCTCTTATTAGGCTTGCACAGGAAGACTATGACATTCTAGTTTTATCAGTTGAGACTCTAATGAGAAAGTATTTGCCTAAAAGACTTTATGTGGAAAGCAAGCCGGATTTAGAAATAGGTTCAATCTGGAATTTGGCAGAGCTAGTTGATTTACTCGTTCATTATGGCTATGAGAGAGAAGCAAGAGTAGAAGGACCAGGACAGATTTCTCTTCGTGGAGGGATTCTGGATATATACCTGCCAACTGCTGAGCTTCCTTATAGATTGGAATTTTTTGACGATGAAATTGATTCTATACGAACCTTTGATCCGATAAGTCAGAAATCTATAGAAAAAATTAAACAGATTACTATCAGTCCAGCTAGAGAATTTTTATTTAGAGAAGGCTTTGAAGAAGCAGCTAAGAGGCTTTCTGATGATTTAAGCAAATCTAGCAATGATGACCTAGCTTTTGACATTGAAAGAATTTCTGAGGGTCATTACTTTGAAGGTATGCATAAGTATATAGATTATATATATCCAGATGAAAGAAAGGATTTATTTTCTTATATTAATAAAGAAGCTATTTTTGTGATTCATGAGCCAAATAGAGTTTTGGAAAAAGGGGAAAACTATTTCGAAGAGTTTTCTGAAGATTATAAACACGCTCTTGAAAAGGGCTTTGCGTTAAAAGGACAAGGAGAGCTGCTTTATAATCTAGATTATGTTACTGAATACATGGGAAGCCATTTTATTGTATTGCAGTCGTTTCTTCCGAAGTCAGTTAAAGGGTTTAATACGGCTTCTATAGTGAATTTTGAAACAAGAGAGCCTGTGTCCTTTCAAGGAAAAATTCCAGCGCTACTGGAGGAAATAAAATACCAGAAAAAGCAAGGCTATACTATAGTTCTAGTTGAAAGAGATGAAGATACTATAATGAGCCTTTATAAAGAGCTTTCGAATGCTTCTTTGGAGCCTATATATCTAAGAGATAGAAAAGCTGAAATTCCAGAGGGGAAAGTAGTTTTAGTAAAAGGAAGACTTACTGAAGGCTATGTTTACTCCAAAAGCAAGCTTGCTGTAATATCTGATAAAGAAATGTTTGGAGTAACCAAAAAAAGCTCAAAACAAAAAATCAAGCACAAGGGTAAAAAAATAGAAAGCTTTATAGATTTAAAAGCTGGAGATCACGTAGTTCATGAAACTTACGGGGTAGGTAAGTTCGTAGGTATAGAATCCAAGAAGTTTGATGATATAAGAAAAGACTATATAAAAATAGTCTATAGTGCTGGAGATGCCCTGTATGTTCCTTTATCGCAGATGGATAAAGTTCAAAAGTACATCGGTACTGGAGCTGGGGATGCTGTAAAGCTAAACAAGCTTGGAACCTCTGAATGGAAAAAGACAAAAGCAAAAGCCAAAAAAGCAGTAGACGAGATTGCTCAGGATTTAATTGATTTATATGCCGAAAGAAGAGACGCAAGAGGCTATGCATTTACAGAAGACACTCCTTGGCAAAAGGAGTTTGAGTCGCTATTCCCTTATGAAGAAACTGTAGACCAAATAAATGCCATAGAGGATGTCAAAAAAGACATGCAAAACATCAAGCCTATGGATAGACTTATTTGTGGTGATGTAGGATACGGGAAGACCGAGGTGGCTATTAGAGCTATATTTAAATCTTGCATGGATTCTAAGCAGGTAGCTTTTTTAGTTCCTACGACTATACTTGCTCAGCAGCATTACAATAATTTAAAAGAGAGATTTGCAGGATATCCTATTAGAGTTGAGGTAGTGAGTAGATTTAAAACAAAAAAAGCTCAAGAACAAATCATTGACGATGCCAGAAGAGGTTTAGTTGATGTATTGATTGGAACACATCGTATATTATCAAATGATGTTTCATTCAAAGATTTAGGGCTTCTTGTAGTGGACGAAGAACAGCGTTTTGGAGTGAAGCATAAAGAGCTGCTTAAAAAGCTTAAAAAGGATGTAGATGTACTTACTCTTTCTGCGACTCCTATTCCGAGAACCTTGCATTTCTCATTGTCTGGAATTAGAGATATGAGTCTGCTTGAAGAACCACCAGAAGATAGACATCCTATAATGACTTATGTGACTGAGGCTAGAGAGGGAATAATTCTAGATGCCTTAGAAAGAGAGCTTGCAAGAGGCGGTCAGGTATTTTTTGTATACAACAGAGTTCAAACTATTGATAAGATGGCTGATATAATAAGAAGACTGGTTCCAGATGCTAACTTAGCGGTTGCTCATGGGCAGATGAGTCCTAGACAGCTTGAAAATATAATGGTGGATTTTTTAGAAAAAGAGTATGATATTTTATTGTCTACCACGATAATAGAAACTGGTATGGATATATCAAATGCAAATACTATGATAGTTTATGATGCAGATAAAATGGGACTATCGCAGCTTTATCAGTTAAGAGGAAGAGTAGGAAGATCCTCTAGGCAAGCCTATGCTTACTTTATGTATCAAAAGGATAAGGTTCTTACCGAAGTGTCTGAAAAGCGTCTTAAAGCAATTAAAGAATTTACTGAGTTTGGAAGTGGATTCAAAATTGCTATGAGAGACTTAGAAATACGTGGAGCTGGAAATATCCTAGGTGAAAGACAGCATGGACACATGACTGAAATAGGATATGATTTGTACGTTAAGATGCTAGATGCTGCGATTAGAAATCTTCAAGGACAGGTCGTAGAGCAAAAAGTAGACACGGAAATAGAACTCGATATCAATGCATACATCCCAGAAAACTATATCGACGATGAAATGAGCAAGATTGAGATTTACAAAAAAATAGCATCAATCGAAAGCAAGCAAGACCTTTATGAAATAGAAGAGGAAGTAGAAGATAGATTTTCAAATATACCAGAGCCTGTTAGAAATCTTATGCATATAGCGTATATAAAAGCTCTTGGAGAAAAACTTGGAATACTTAAAATAAAACAAAATGAAACAGTTATTTCTTTTGTTGGTCCAACTCCTGAAAGTAGCGTGAAAAAAGACTTTAAGGAAAAGGAAAGTTACAAGTTAATTACAAACATATCATCCTTCCTAGAAATGATGTTATAA
- a CDS encoding peptidylprolyl isomerase, whose translation MKKLLSLIMSSLMIFSLAACSNTASANEWAAKVNDVEISYSDYEKNLAIIKKQIEATVGADIWTQDSGQGKTYNEILKDQVLEKLIEDQLILAEAKKENITVDADEFEKEFTQFKEQVKSLPDYETFLKEEGITDEFLKKQLETDTIVFEYKEKFMEKNTPSEEDLKKYYDDNQENYNVNEVKASHILLKTVDENFVPLPEDKIAEIKKEAEAVLAKVNSGEDFAVLAKEYSQDEASAVNGGDLGFFAKGVMVKEFEDVAFSLEPNQVSDLVETTYGYHIIKVFEKKNEVTPFEDVKENIKNELAQKSYLDFVASLKESAKIEKNDAALKKADEESKSESQNEEQPAEEESTEN comes from the coding sequence GTGAAAAAATTATTAAGTTTGATAATGTCATCGCTGATGATATTCAGTTTGGCAGCTTGCTCAAATACAGCATCTGCTAATGAATGGGCAGCGAAAGTAAATGATGTAGAAATTTCATACTCTGATTATGAAAAAAATCTAGCGATTATTAAAAAACAAATTGAAGCTACAGTGGGCGCTGATATTTGGACTCAAGACTCAGGACAAGGTAAAACCTATAATGAGATTTTGAAAGACCAAGTATTAGAAAAACTAATTGAAGATCAGCTGATATTGGCTGAGGCAAAAAAAGAGAACATAACAGTTGATGCTGATGAGTTTGAAAAAGAATTCACTCAGTTTAAAGAGCAAGTTAAAAGCTTACCGGATTATGAAACCTTTTTAAAAGAAGAAGGTATTACAGATGAATTTTTAAAGAAGCAATTAGAAACAGATACCATAGTATTTGAGTATAAGGAAAAATTCATGGAGAAAAATACACCTTCTGAAGAAGACTTAAAAAAATACTACGATGACAATCAAGAAAACTACAATGTAAATGAAGTTAAAGCATCTCACATATTATTAAAAACAGTAGATGAAAATTTTGTTCCTCTACCAGAAGATAAAATTGCAGAAATTAAAAAAGAGGCAGAAGCTGTACTTGCAAAAGTAAATTCTGGTGAAGATTTTGCAGTTCTTGCTAAAGAGTATTCACAAGATGAGGCATCAGCTGTAAACGGAGGAGATTTAGGCTTCTTTGCTAAAGGTGTTATGGTTAAAGAGTTTGAAGATGTTGCTTTTTCTCTTGAGCCTAACCAAGTCTCTGATTTAGTTGAGACAACTTACGGATACCACATAATAAAAGTTTTTGAAAAGAAAAACGAAGTTACTCCTTTTGAAGATGTAAAAGAAAACATAAAGAATGAGCTAGCTCAAAAATCTTATTTAGATTTTGTTGCATCATTAAAGGAAAGTGCTAAAATAGAAAAAAATGATGCTGCTCTAAAAAAAGCTGATGAAGAGTCAAAGAGCGAATCACAAAACGAGGAACAACCAGCTGAGGAAGAAAGTACAGAAAATTAA
- the moaC gene encoding cyclic pyranopterin monophosphate synthase MoaC, translating into MELTHIDEKGHVKMVDVGEKAISAREAKAQAIVKMNPETLMLICEGKMPKGDVFSCARIAGIMASKKTHELIPMCHNLPIDSVELDITPMGNDRVYITAVARCHYKTGIEMEALTAATVAALTIYDMCKAVDKKMEISEIFLLEKTGGKSGHFLRNND; encoded by the coding sequence ATGGAGCTTACACATATCGATGAAAAGGGTCATGTCAAGATGGTGGATGTAGGAGAAAAAGCTATATCTGCAAGGGAAGCTAAAGCCCAAGCAATTGTTAAGATGAATCCAGAAACCCTAATGCTTATCTGCGAAGGGAAAATGCCTAAGGGAGACGTATTCTCTTGTGCTAGAATAGCAGGGATTATGGCTTCTAAAAAAACGCATGAGCTAATACCGATGTGTCATAATTTGCCTATAGATTCAGTCGAACTTGATATAACGCCTATGGGAAACGACCGTGTATATATCACTGCAGTTGCAAGATGCCATTATAAGACTGGAATCGAAATGGAAGCTTTAACAGCTGCTACTGTTGCAGCCCTTACGATTTATGATATGTGCAAGGCCGTTGATAAAAAAATGGAAATAAGCGAAATATTTTTATTAGAAAAAACCGGTGGAAAATCGGGACATTTTTTAAGAAATAATGATTGA
- a CDS encoding putative polysaccharide biosynthesis protein, whose product MSKNSFLKGAVVLGVAGLIVKILGAFFRIPLGRLITSEGMGYYQTAYPIYVLLLSISTSGFPIAISKMVSERRAVGNYKGAHRVFTITLKILLVLGLLTFSIFFFGARIIVNALNNPNAYYSMVALAPALLFVPIMAAYRGYFQGRNNMTPTAVSQIIEQSARVGFGLILAYFLMPKGLDYAAAGGSFGATAGAIFGMAFILFVYYINKPKIEKELLKSEEFEEESYKVIIKSMLTIALPIIIGASVMPIMNMIDVSIVINRLMASGYTQSEANALYGQLTGMAATLINLPQVLTMSIAMSIVPVVSQAYALRDMESVKENANLSVRMAVLLGLPSGVGLMVLATPIMQLLYPNEPASIGQILFFMSLGVVFLSLIQTLTGILQGLGKSQIPVMNLFIAAIFKLVCTYTLTSIPSLNVKGAAIGTVLAYMIAAGLDIYWVRKLLNIKFDINHLLIKPLLTAAIMGVVAKLTHMGLTDKLGNSLSTVIAIVLAIIVYVVVLILIGGITKEEIEKLPKGKKLSKFIPSKK is encoded by the coding sequence ATGAGTAAAAACTCATTTTTAAAGGGAGCTGTTGTTCTGGGAGTTGCAGGTCTTATAGTAAAGATCTTAGGAGCTTTTTTTAGAATACCTCTTGGAAGATTGATAACTAGTGAAGGTATGGGCTATTACCAGACAGCTTATCCTATATATGTATTATTGCTTTCGATTTCTACATCTGGATTTCCTATAGCTATATCAAAAATGGTATCTGAAAGAAGAGCTGTCGGAAATTATAAAGGTGCACATAGAGTATTTACTATCACATTGAAAATACTACTTGTTTTAGGCCTGCTTACGTTTTCAATATTCTTTTTTGGTGCAAGAATTATTGTTAACGCACTTAACAACCCAAATGCATATTATTCCATGGTAGCTTTGGCTCCAGCTTTGTTGTTTGTGCCTATAATGGCTGCGTACAGAGGATATTTTCAAGGTAGAAACAATATGACACCTACAGCTGTATCTCAGATTATAGAGCAATCAGCTAGAGTAGGATTTGGCTTGATACTAGCATATTTTCTTATGCCAAAAGGTCTAGATTATGCAGCAGCTGGAGGTTCTTTTGGAGCTACAGCAGGAGCAATATTTGGCATGGCATTTATTTTGTTTGTATATTACATAAATAAGCCTAAAATTGAAAAAGAACTTTTGAAAAGTGAAGAATTTGAAGAAGAAAGCTATAAAGTAATAATAAAAAGTATGCTCACTATTGCTCTTCCTATTATAATAGGAGCTTCTGTTATGCCTATTATGAATATGATAGATGTTTCTATAGTAATAAATAGACTTATGGCATCTGGTTATACTCAAAGTGAGGCCAATGCACTTTATGGACAGCTCACAGGAATGGCTGCAACCTTAATAAATCTGCCACAAGTATTAACTATGTCTATAGCCATGAGTATAGTGCCAGTAGTATCTCAAGCATATGCGCTTAGAGATATGGAGAGTGTAAAGGAAAATGCAAACCTAAGTGTAAGAATGGCAGTGCTTTTAGGACTACCATCTGGAGTTGGACTTATGGTTCTTGCTACGCCTATAATGCAGCTTCTATATCCTAACGAGCCAGCATCAATAGGACAGATACTATTTTTTATGTCACTTGGAGTAGTTTTTTTAAGCTTAATTCAAACACTAACAGGAATTCTTCAGGGCTTAGGAAAATCTCAAATTCCAGTTATGAATCTTTTCATAGCAGCTATATTTAAACTAGTATGCACATATACTCTTACATCTATTCCTTCGCTTAATGTAAAAGGAGCGGCAATAGGTACTGTGCTTGCATACATGATAGCTGCAGGACTTGATATATATTGGGTTAGAAAACTTCTTAATATAAAATTTGATATAAACCATCTTCTGATAAAACCTCTTTTAACAGCAGCTATTATGGGAGTAGTTGCGAAACTTACTCATATGGGACTTACTGATAAGCTAGGGAATTCATTATCTACTGTCATAGCCATAGTATTAGCGATAATTGTTTATGTTGTAGTGCTTATTCTAATTGGAGGAATAACTAAAGAAGAGATAGAAAAATTACCTAAAGGCAAGAAGCTAAGTAAATTCATTCCATCTAAAAAATAA